Genomic window (Candidatus Desulfofervidus auxilii):
TTCCAAGTTTTTCCTCAATCCACTCCTTACGAAACTTTTGAGAATTACAGGCAAGCACTTAAGGAAGGAGATATTAAAAAATATTTTAGTTTGATAACTTCTGAATCAAAAAAGATAGTTAATCCTTCAAAGTCTTTAATGAGAAGAGAATACAATGATTTAAAAGATTTAGATTTCTATGTAGAGAAAAAATCCTGTTGTGAGGCTGTGATTTATTTTAATCCACCTTCTCAAAAGGTTCCTCCTTATTTATTAAAGAAAGAAGGTGGAACTTGGAAAATAGATTTAAAGAAAATGAGCCAGATTTATATATTTGATACTAATAACAACTGGCATTATAGAAAAAGAGGAGGTGCAAAATGAAAGTTCAGGCAACTTTATTTTTAATAATTGGGTTGATTATTATTTTAGGAGTTTCTGGAATAGGTCTAATTCTAACTTACAACAGTTTAGTTGAATCAGAAAAAGCAGTGGAAGAAGCAAAAGCTCAGATTGAGACAGTTATACAAAGAAGATTAGATTTAATCCCTAATTTAGTTGAGACAGTAAAAGGTTATGCTCAGCATGAAAGAGAGGTTTTGCTAAAAGTAACTCAGGCAAGAGCAAAAGCTCAAACTCTTTTAGAAAAAATTTCATCTAAGAAATCATTGACTAAGGAAGATTTTATTGCACTTTCTGCTTCTCAGTCAGAATTAACAAAGACCTTAAAAAGTCTTTTTGCTTTAGTGG
Coding sequences:
- a CDS encoding LemA family protein gives rise to the protein MKVQATLFLIIGLIIILGVSGIGLILTYNSLVESEKAVEEAKAQIETVIQRRLDLIPNLVETVKGYAQHEREVLLKVTQARAKAQTLLEKISSKKSLTKEDFIALSASQSELTKTLKSLFALVENYPDLKASTNFLALQDQLEGTENRIAVARQRYNYAVRIYNTKIKTFPGNIIAPMFGFREKDYFEAKEEASEPVKVRF